A region of Cheilinus undulatus linkage group 10, ASM1832078v1, whole genome shotgun sequence DNA encodes the following proteins:
- the si:ch211-145o7.3 gene encoding forkhead box protein N2 isoform X1, giving the protein MWLHTELTQLSDPEVFFLGEMETSSPTLPPQSPCLNTFQVSLPFSSSPRQTNGRVSLPLSPISFPPSPSSLSPATAESSHSSSPLSHDTASQCLEGQTLQSVSLSNFSDQDDLTCLNWLHQRGNLLPLQPLTKMSTLPQLEASQPTQHLPPASSKPPYSFSSLIFMAIEDSPQKRLPVKDIYEWIINNFPFYRTATGGWRNSVRHNLSLSKSFRRIQRDKSQSVGKGSLWCVCPEYRPALLEVLRKTHSYHCTNSNLISKPALLDGADFGMPAVCDSLEISDPLCHSLLLSSPSPQTLTIDNPPFPENPTCPLTPDHEELVTMESMDYQQEEVCEEMEKDPLSDSGYIELHYYQSEEYQYLVLPGDTELDLETVEILQLDAEAQEAAGSLLDLAGGGY; this is encoded by the exons ATGTGGCTTCACACAG AATTGACACAGctgagtgatcctgaagttttCTTCCTGGGAGAGATGGAGACCAGCTCACCCACACTGCCTCCTCAGTCACCATGCCTTAACACTTTCCAAGTGTCCCTGCCTTTCTCCTCCTCACCACGGCAAACAAACGGCCGTGTTTCCCTTCCCCTCTCACCCATATCATTTCCCCCATCCCCTTCCTCACTCTCTCCAGCAACAGCCGAGTCAAGTcactcctcctcccctctctcacACGACACGGCGTCTCAGTGTCTTGAAGGACAAACATTACAGAGTGTCAGCCTGTCCAACTTTTCTGACCAAGATGACCTAACCTGCCTCAACTGGCTGCATCAGAGGGGCAACCTGCTGCCGCTGCAGCCTCTCACCAAAATGTCAACACTGCCTCAGCTGGAGGCCTCACAACCCACCCAACATCTTCCTCCAGCCTCGTCCAAGCCCCCGTACTCCTTCAGTAGTTTGATTTTCATGGCAATAGAAGATTCACCTCAGAAGAGGCTGCCAGTGAAAGACATCTATGAATGGATCATCAACAATTTCCCGTTCTACAGGACGGCTACGGGAGGCTGGAGGAACTCTGTCAGACACAATTTATCCCTGAGCAAGAGCTTCCGGCGCATTCAGAGGGACAAGAGCCAG TCAGTGGGGAAGGGATCTCTGTGGTGTGTGTGTCCAGAGTATCGCCCAGCGCTGCTTGAAGTGCTGAGAAAGACCCACAGTTACCACTGCACTAACAGCAATCTGATCAGCAAGCCTGCACT GTTGGATGGAGCTGACTTTGGGATGCCTGCAGTGTGTGACTCTCTTGAGATCTCAG ATCCTCTGTGtcactccctcctcctctcttcaccCTCACCCCAAACCTTGACTATTGATAACCCGCCATTCCCTGAAAACCCAACATGCCCTTTGACACCGGATCATGAGGAGCTGGTCACCATGGAGTCGATGGACTACCAGCAGGAGGAGGTGTGCGAGGAGATGGAGAAGGACCCCCTGTCAGACAGCGGGTACATCGAGTTACACTATTACCAGTCTGAGGAGTACCAGTACCTGGTGCTGCCAGGTGATACTGAGCTGGATCTGGAGACTGTAGAGATCCTGCAgctggatgctgaggcgcaggAGGCTGCCGGGTCACTGCTGGACCTGGCAGGAGGTGGATATTGA
- the si:ch211-145o7.3 gene encoding forkhead box protein N2 isoform X2, with protein METSSPTLPPQSPCLNTFQVSLPFSSSPRQTNGRVSLPLSPISFPPSPSSLSPATAESSHSSSPLSHDTASQCLEGQTLQSVSLSNFSDQDDLTCLNWLHQRGNLLPLQPLTKMSTLPQLEASQPTQHLPPASSKPPYSFSSLIFMAIEDSPQKRLPVKDIYEWIINNFPFYRTATGGWRNSVRHNLSLSKSFRRIQRDKSQSVGKGSLWCVCPEYRPALLEVLRKTHSYHCTNSNLISKPALLDGADFGMPAVCDSLEISDPLCHSLLLSSPSPQTLTIDNPPFPENPTCPLTPDHEELVTMESMDYQQEEVCEEMEKDPLSDSGYIELHYYQSEEYQYLVLPGDTELDLETVEILQLDAEAQEAAGSLLDLAGGGY; from the exons ATGGAGACCAGCTCACCCACACTGCCTCCTCAGTCACCATGCCTTAACACTTTCCAAGTGTCCCTGCCTTTCTCCTCCTCACCACGGCAAACAAACGGCCGTGTTTCCCTTCCCCTCTCACCCATATCATTTCCCCCATCCCCTTCCTCACTCTCTCCAGCAACAGCCGAGTCAAGTcactcctcctcccctctctcacACGACACGGCGTCTCAGTGTCTTGAAGGACAAACATTACAGAGTGTCAGCCTGTCCAACTTTTCTGACCAAGATGACCTAACCTGCCTCAACTGGCTGCATCAGAGGGGCAACCTGCTGCCGCTGCAGCCTCTCACCAAAATGTCAACACTGCCTCAGCTGGAGGCCTCACAACCCACCCAACATCTTCCTCCAGCCTCGTCCAAGCCCCCGTACTCCTTCAGTAGTTTGATTTTCATGGCAATAGAAGATTCACCTCAGAAGAGGCTGCCAGTGAAAGACATCTATGAATGGATCATCAACAATTTCCCGTTCTACAGGACGGCTACGGGAGGCTGGAGGAACTCTGTCAGACACAATTTATCCCTGAGCAAGAGCTTCCGGCGCATTCAGAGGGACAAGAGCCAG TCAGTGGGGAAGGGATCTCTGTGGTGTGTGTGTCCAGAGTATCGCCCAGCGCTGCTTGAAGTGCTGAGAAAGACCCACAGTTACCACTGCACTAACAGCAATCTGATCAGCAAGCCTGCACT GTTGGATGGAGCTGACTTTGGGATGCCTGCAGTGTGTGACTCTCTTGAGATCTCAG ATCCTCTGTGtcactccctcctcctctcttcaccCTCACCCCAAACCTTGACTATTGATAACCCGCCATTCCCTGAAAACCCAACATGCCCTTTGACACCGGATCATGAGGAGCTGGTCACCATGGAGTCGATGGACTACCAGCAGGAGGAGGTGTGCGAGGAGATGGAGAAGGACCCCCTGTCAGACAGCGGGTACATCGAGTTACACTATTACCAGTCTGAGGAGTACCAGTACCTGGTGCTGCCAGGTGATACTGAGCTGGATCTGGAGACTGTAGAGATCCTGCAgctggatgctgaggcgcaggAGGCTGCCGGGTCACTGCTGGACCTGGCAGGAGGTGGATATTGA
- the atl3 gene encoding atlastin-3, translating to MRKEPGPVQIVTVSKEDHSFALDTEALAEVLLAPEVRDKHVVVLSVAGAFRKGKSFLLDFMLRYMYRKGDVNWLGHDDELLTGFSWRGGSEPETTGIQLWSEVFPVQKSDGTEVAVLLMDTQGAFDNESTVKDCATIFALSTMTSSIQIYNLSQNIQEDDLQQLQLFTEYGRLAMDEIFLKPFQSLMFLIRDWSFPYEYVYGFKGGNEFLEKRLQVKEAQHEELQTVREHIHSCFTKISCFLLPHPGLNVATCPSFQGQLKDVAPEFREQLQSLIPKLLHPDRLCEKEINGNKVTCRGLLEFFKAYIKIYQGEDLPEPKTMLQATAEANNLAAVAAAKDQYYKNMEKVCGGDLPYVAPESLEEKHHFNFKEAVHTFSSTKKMGGQEFCDRYLAQLESELEEMWASFSKHNESKNLFSAFRTPAVLFVLVCLLYVLSGILLFVGLSTFALVCDCTLGVVMMAMLTWAFIRYSGRYQTVGGAIDQAAGVVLEQATVVLNKSRGASTVDLKKSS from the exons ATGAGGAAGGAACCAGGCCCAGTTCAGATTGTCACAGTCTCTAAGGAGGATCACTCCTTTGCTTTGGACACGGAGGCTTTAGCCGAGGTTCTTTTAGCTCCTGAGGTCCGAGACAAACATGTGGTGGTGCTGTCGGTGGCCGGAGCCTTCAGAAAGGGCAAGAGCTTCCTGCTCGACTTCATGCTCCGCTACATGTACAGGAAG GGCGATGTGAACTGGCTTGGACATGATGATGAGCTGCTGACGGGGTTTTCTTGGAGAGGAGGTTCAGAACCCGAGACGACAGGAATCCAGCTGTGGAGCGAAGTTTTCCCTGTCCAAAAGAGTGATGGGACAGAG GTGGCAGTGTTGTTGATGGACACTCAGGGAGCCTTCGATAATGAGTCCACTGTGAAGGACTGTGCCACAATCTTTGCCCTCAGCACCATGACCAGCTCCATACAG atcTACAATCTGTCCCAAAATATCCAGGAGGATGATCTGCAGCAGTTACAG CTGTTCACAGAGTATGGCCGTCTCGCCATGGATGAGATCTTTCTGAAGCCCTTTCAG TCTCTGATGTTCCTGATCAGGGATTGGAGCTTTCCATATGAGTATGTCTATGGGTTTAAAGGAGGCAATGAGTTCCTGGAAAAAAGACTACAG GTGAAAGAGGCCCAACATGAGGAGCTGCAAACAGTGAGAGAGCACATCCACTCCTGCTTCACCAAAATTTCCTGCTTTCTGTTGCCTCACCCTGGACTGAATGTCGCCACCTGCCCCTCTTTCCAGGGACAACTCAAAG ATGTGGCCCCGGAGTTCAGAGAGCAGCTGCAGAGCCTGATCCCAAAACTTCTTCACCCGGATCGTCTGTGTGAGAAAGAAATCAACGGGAACAAAGTCACCTGTCGGGGTCTGCTCGAGTTCTTTAAG gCTTACATCAAGATTTACCAAGGAGAGGACTTACCAGAGCCAAAGACTATGCTCCAG GCAACAGCAGAAGCCAACAACCTGGCAGCTGTGGCAGCAGCCAAAGATCAGTATTACAAGAACATGGAGAAG GTGTGTGGGGGAGATTTGCCGTATGTGGCTCCTGAATCTCTGGAGGAAAAACATCACTTTAACTTCAAAGAGGCTGTCCACACCTTCTCCTCCACCAAGAAGATGGGTGGACAGGAGTTTTGTGACCGTTACCTGGCTCAGTTGGAGAGCGAGCTAGAGGAAATGTGGGCGTCATTCAGCAAGCACAATGAG TCCAAAAATCTCTTCAGTGCTTTCCGGACACCGGCAGTGCTGTTCGTCCTGGTGTGCCTCCTCTACGTGCTGTCGGGTATCCTTCTCTTTGTCGGCCTCTCTACCTTTGCCCTGGTGTGTGACTGCACCCTCGGCGTGGTCATGATGGCCATGCTGACGTGGGCCTTCATCCGCTACTCTGGTCGGTACCAGACTGTGGGAGGAGCCATTGACCAGGCCGCGGGTGTCGTCCTGGAGCAG GCCACTGTGGTGTTGAACAAGTCAAGAGGAGCGAGCACCGTCGACCTGAAGAAATCCAGTTAG